One genomic region from Spirulina subsalsa PCC 9445 encodes:
- a CDS encoding class I SAM-dependent methyltransferase — MTQFDFTLFSLEEQQSLIDLVEKIPHSPLELADIWHLLDEIWDELGCNNERLEEHQIKAFYQHPVWLLNGVFTETDSVSVQHRLSIATWVAQNPEVTRVLDFGGGSGAIARFIVQKNPQQAVDIYEPFPHPYFVQQTKPFPQIKFIQQSGNNYDCLISTDVLEHTDDPLKLLAEMISTVRIQGWLILANCFLPVIKCHIPSTFHLHYTFDQFAEKMGLKCLGECAGSHGKIYQKVADVALDWETLRRLEKGSQKTHKIRQTYQHWVHPVSLRLKYWLEHPLDSVQKMASKLQPNRKG; from the coding sequence ATGACACAGTTTGATTTTACGCTTTTTTCGCTGGAGGAACAGCAGAGTTTAATTGATTTGGTTGAAAAAATTCCCCACAGTCCTCTGGAATTGGCGGATATTTGGCATCTCCTTGATGAGATTTGGGATGAGTTAGGTTGTAATAATGAAAGGTTAGAAGAACATCAAATTAAAGCCTTTTATCAACATCCTGTTTGGTTACTCAATGGGGTATTTACCGAAACGGATTCTGTCTCTGTACAACATCGCCTTTCTATTGCCACTTGGGTAGCCCAAAATCCAGAAGTTACAAGGGTTTTGGACTTTGGGGGGGGCAGTGGTGCGATCGCCCGTTTCATTGTCCAAAAGAATCCGCAGCAAGCTGTAGATATTTATGAACCTTTCCCCCATCCTTATTTTGTACAACAAACGAAACCCTTTCCCCAGATTAAATTTATTCAACAGTCTGGCAATAATTATGATTGTTTAATTAGCACCGATGTTTTAGAACACACAGATGATCCTTTAAAATTACTGGCTGAGATGATTTCAACGGTGCGGATTCAGGGATGGTTAATCCTCGCGAATTGTTTTCTCCCGGTGATTAAATGTCATATTCCCTCAACTTTTCATCTTCACTATACTTTTGATCAGTTTGCTGAAAAAATGGGGCTTAAATGCCTAGGAGAATGTGCAGGTAGTCACGGCAAAATTTATCAAAAAGTGGCTGATGTTGCCTTAGATTGGGAAACTCTACGTCGTTTAGAAAAAGGTTCTCAAAAAACCCATAAAATCCGCCAAACCTATCAGCATTGGGTTCATCCTGTTTCCCTCCGTCTGAAATATTGGCTGGAACATCCCCTAGATTCAGTGCAGAAAATGGCCTCAAAGCTTCAACCTAACAGGAAAGGATAG
- a CDS encoding ABC transporter permease, translated as MSHSSSPKPPTLIIEAGKTEKHYWRDLWRYRELFYFLAWRDVLVRYKQTAIGMAWALLQPFLTMVVLTVVFGRLAQLPSDGAPYPILVFAAMLPWQFFANSLSACSNSLITNAHVISKVYFPRLIVPASAVVVSFVDFLVAGMMLLLLMVVYNFVPTWRIIFLPLFIAIAALASLGAGLWLSALNVKYRDFRYIVPFIVQFGLYLSPVGFSSNVVPERWRLLYSLNPMVGVIDGFRWAILGGNFHLYLPGFFLSLFLLLVLLVSSLWYFRKTERTFADII; from the coding sequence ATGTCTCACAGTTCTAGCCCTAAACCCCCTACGTTAATTATTGAAGCGGGGAAAACGGAAAAACACTATTGGCGCGATCTTTGGCGCTATCGGGAGTTGTTTTATTTTTTGGCTTGGCGGGATGTGTTGGTGCGTTACAAACAAACGGCCATCGGTATGGCTTGGGCATTACTTCAGCCCTTTTTAACGATGGTAGTATTAACGGTGGTGTTTGGTCGGTTGGCTCAGTTGCCGTCGGATGGCGCACCCTACCCGATCTTGGTGTTTGCGGCGATGTTGCCATGGCAGTTTTTCGCTAATTCTTTATCGGCTTGTAGTAATAGTTTGATTACTAATGCTCATGTGATCTCTAAGGTCTATTTTCCCCGTCTGATTGTGCCAGCGAGTGCGGTGGTGGTGAGTTTTGTGGATTTTTTGGTGGCGGGGATGATGTTGTTGTTGTTGATGGTGGTGTACAATTTTGTCCCGACTTGGCGGATTATTTTCTTGCCGTTGTTTATTGCGATCGCCGCGTTAGCCAGTTTGGGGGCTGGATTATGGCTGTCGGCCTTGAATGTGAAGTATCGGGATTTCCGCTATATTGTGCCGTTTATCGTCCAGTTTGGGCTGTATCTCTCTCCGGTGGGGTTTAGTAGTAATGTGGTGCCAGAACGCTGGCGCTTGTTGTATTCTCTCAATCCGATGGTGGGGGTGATTGATGGGTTCCGTTGGGCGATTTTGGGGGGAAATTTTCATCTTTATCTGCCGGGATTTTTCCTGTCTCTGTTTTTACTGTTGGTGCTGTTGGTTAGCAGTTTGTGGTATTTCCGCAAGACAGAACGAACTTTTGCGGATATCATTTAG
- a CDS encoding mechanosensitive ion channel domain-containing protein: MLNLIESLIRNFRTVFNTPIFPGEPPITLWAIIELILVFCLVILLVRLLRNLLKNKLLLPLKLDVGNREAIATILSYSLGTVFFLGFVQSLGFNIQSLLFLIGSLGFGIGFALQDVIRNFISGLILLVEQKIKVEDFIEFDGLAGYVKAISLRAIVIRTRSGGDVIVPNNKLVESKVLNWSYGDPQGRLDIPIGVAYGSDPVSVTEALLNAAYLENNVLHEPSPQVLFIRFGDNALEFELRVWINGFDREPLIRSSLNYWIDYIFRQNGIEIPFPQRDLWLKNPEILNSIIHPPSPQVLQKTSSESTVKTGKKSHSVRDLLKQVVYFENLTDIELRQFIEIGYRKRLYPEQVLFKEGDRGDAFYIVLSGSVDVVVQKINKHLATLGEGRFFGELSLLLGIPRTATVIAKTETILFTINDKGFKKLLKDHPEMAEVIVQELAKHQQELSERRQQLRDMGLEEDTEQDKNLVNWVRRRLTVLFNF; the protein is encoded by the coding sequence ATGCTCAACCTCATCGAGTCCTTAATCAGAAATTTTCGTACTGTTTTTAATACCCCGATTTTCCCCGGAGAACCTCCCATTACACTCTGGGCAATCATTGAGCTTATTTTAGTTTTTTGCCTTGTTATTCTCTTAGTTCGTCTCCTGAGAAACCTACTTAAAAACAAACTGCTTTTACCCCTTAAACTCGATGTGGGCAACCGTGAAGCCATTGCCACCATTTTAAGTTACAGTTTAGGAACAGTCTTTTTTCTTGGCTTTGTCCAAAGCCTTGGCTTTAATATTCAATCCCTATTATTTCTCATTGGAAGTTTAGGCTTTGGGATTGGTTTTGCTTTACAAGATGTTATACGAAATTTTATTAGTGGATTGATTCTATTAGTTGAACAAAAAATAAAGGTTGAAGACTTTATTGAATTTGACGGACTAGCGGGTTATGTTAAAGCCATTTCCTTACGAGCGATTGTGATTCGGACTCGCTCAGGGGGGGATGTAATTGTCCCAAATAATAAACTGGTCGAAAGTAAAGTTTTAAACTGGAGCTATGGTGATCCTCAAGGACGGCTTGATATCCCTATTGGTGTAGCCTATGGGAGTGATCCTGTTTCGGTCACAGAAGCCTTGTTAAATGCGGCTTATTTAGAAAATAACGTCTTACATGAACCATCCCCGCAAGTTTTATTTATCCGTTTTGGAGATAATGCCTTAGAATTTGAGCTACGAGTCTGGATTAATGGATTTGACCGAGAACCTTTGATTAGAAGTTCTCTAAATTATTGGATTGATTATATATTCCGTCAAAATGGAATTGAAATTCCCTTTCCTCAACGAGATTTATGGTTAAAAAATCCAGAAATTCTAAATTCCATCATCCATCCACCCTCTCCCCAAGTTCTCCAGAAAACCTCATCAGAGAGTACCGTAAAAACAGGAAAAAAAAGCCATTCTGTACGGGATTTACTCAAGCAAGTGGTTTACTTTGAGAACTTAACCGACATAGAATTACGGCAATTCATTGAAATTGGCTATCGTAAACGACTTTATCCTGAACAGGTTTTATTTAAAGAAGGAGATCGCGGAGATGCCTTTTATATTGTTCTATCGGGTTCAGTTGATGTGGTGGTGCAAAAAATCAATAAACATCTGGCAACGTTGGGAGAGGGGCGTTTTTTTGGTGAACTCTCTTTACTGTTAGGAATTCCCCGCACAGCAACCGTAATCGCCAAAACAGAAACAATTTTATTTACAATCAACGACAAAGGCTTTAAAAAATTGCTCAAAGACCATCCTGAAATGGCAGAAGTGATTGTCCAAGAACTGGCAAAACATCAACAAGAATTATCAGAACGGCGGCAACAATTGCGAGATATGGGGTTAGAAGAAGACACAGAACAGGATAAAAATCTAGTCAACTGGGTGCGTCGTCGATTAACAGTTTTATTTAACTTTTAA
- a CDS encoding glycosyltransferase family 2 protein yields MSSTGVKLSIALVTRNRPESLNRCLETVRSQNCQPYEIVVSDDSDPDHRSTTQAIAEHWHCRYIPGPGRGLYANRNHVAFACLGTHIRTMDDDHILPPGHLAQCLVALEQDPFSIWTTGEIGYINGEYCATAHRANQLCKSGVGMTIENLDDNWGIADGSTIYPRVIFDQGLAMLEDYRYGSSYLEFGAYLYYHGFRSRCIPNAYIEHYGDEMTITRYNATILESYLYASLCFNLYFKRSYTNALKYAMIYLWKLRQDAPIFPRLTRILNHIEQRWGKAPIS; encoded by the coding sequence ATGAGTTCAACTGGAGTTAAACTAAGTATTGCATTAGTGACGCGGAATCGTCCTGAGTCTCTCAATCGCTGTCTGGAAACTGTGCGATCGCAAAATTGCCAACCTTATGAGATAGTCGTCTCAGATGACTCCGATCCTGACCATCGTAGCACCACCCAGGCGATCGCAGAACATTGGCATTGTCGCTATATTCCTGGCCCCGGTAGGGGATTATATGCCAATCGGAATCACGTTGCTTTCGCTTGTCTCGGCACCCATATCCGCACAATGGATGATGATCATATCTTACCCCCCGGTCATCTGGCACAATGTTTAGTAGCCCTAGAACAAGATCCTTTTTCCATCTGGACAACGGGAGAAATTGGCTATATTAATGGAGAATATTGTGCCACAGCCCACCGAGCGAATCAACTCTGTAAATCGGGAGTCGGGATGACCATTGAAAACCTCGATGATAACTGGGGAATTGCCGATGGTTCAACCATCTATCCTCGCGTAATTTTTGACCAAGGTTTAGCCATGTTAGAAGACTATCGTTATGGTTCTAGTTATTTAGAATTTGGAGCTTATTTATACTATCATGGCTTTCGTTCCCGATGTATCCCTAACGCTTACATTGAACACTACGGGGATGAAATGACCATTACTCGTTACAATGCTACCATTTTAGAAAGTTATCTCTACGCCAGTTTGTGCTTTAATTTGTACTTTAAACGCAGTTATACCAATGCGCTTAAATATGCCATGATTTACCTCTGGAAACTTCGCCAAGATGCCCCCATTTTCCCCCGTTTAACCCGCATTTTAAACCACATCGAGCAACGTTGGGGAAAAGCCCCCATCTCCTAA
- a CDS encoding YbjN domain-containing protein, producing MTVDNLDPIVQEEDLAETENLNYQEIIETVISSLEQNDSAMVNHGEQGTLWKFQYGSVEVFVQMTGTKNDDLLTVWSPILTLPAKNELELMKQLMAMNWSGTFETCFALLNDQVVVSHQRTIADLYPGEISRAITLVATIADDNDDRLQAEFGL from the coding sequence ATGACCGTCGATAATCTAGATCCCATTGTTCAAGAAGAAGACTTAGCAGAAACAGAAAACCTCAATTATCAGGAAATCATTGAAACCGTGATTTCCAGCTTAGAACAAAATGACAGCGCCATGGTCAATCACGGCGAACAGGGAACCCTCTGGAAATTCCAATATGGCAGTGTTGAAGTCTTTGTGCAGATGACTGGAACCAAGAATGATGACCTATTAACCGTTTGGTCGCCCATCCTCACCCTACCCGCCAAAAACGAATTAGAGTTAATGAAACAACTAATGGCCATGAATTGGTCAGGAACCTTTGAAACCTGCTTTGCTCTACTAAACGACCAAGTAGTAGTTTCTCATCAGAGGACAATAGCCGATCTCTACCCCGGAGAAATTTCTCGCGCCATCACCCTCGTGGCAACCATTGCCGACGACAATGATGATCGGCTACAAGCTGAATTCGGATTATAA
- a CDS encoding glycosyltransferase family 4 protein — MVEVLHINQSDIKGGAAIAAYRLHQGLLQQGVESRLLVGEAKQAGDRIAIIPRRLRLENQLSRLNRRLSLNYLNVISSFEIPRHPFYQQAEILNFHNLHTGYFNYLALPSLTREKPAVWTLHDMWSFTGHCAYSYDCDRWKIGCGHCPYPQEYPEITTDHTPWEWKLKNWLYQQSNLTIVTPSHWLAQQVKQSLLKHCHLEVIPYGIDLDTYQPISPSLARTALGINHYKNVLLFGVENLSYRRKGADLLIDALEKLPPTLKQETVLLTFGNSSDKIAQIVGIPNVNLGYIESDRLKALCYSAATLTLFPTRADNLPLVLQESLACATPIISFNVGGVLELIESGKTGYLAEAENVEQFTQGILELLENSSLVEKMSQNCRKIAEQRYSLSQQAQQYKNLYYHTLSHFKPS; from the coding sequence ATGGTTGAAGTGCTACACATTAATCAATCGGATATCAAAGGGGGGGCGGCTATTGCAGCTTATCGTCTCCATCAGGGGTTATTGCAGCAGGGGGTAGAGTCGCGTTTACTGGTAGGAGAAGCAAAACAGGCAGGCGATCGCATTGCTATTATACCCCGTCGTCTCAGGTTAGAAAACCAGCTTTCTCGCCTTAATCGACGCTTGAGTTTAAACTATCTCAATGTCATCAGCAGTTTTGAAATTCCCCGCCATCCCTTTTATCAGCAAGCAGAAATCCTGAATTTTCATAACCTCCATACGGGTTATTTTAACTACTTAGCCCTTCCCTCTCTCACCCGTGAAAAGCCTGCGGTGTGGACACTTCATGATATGTGGAGTTTTACCGGACATTGTGCCTATAGTTACGATTGCGATCGCTGGAAAATTGGCTGTGGTCATTGTCCCTATCCCCAAGAATACCCCGAAATCACCACGGATCACACCCCTTGGGAATGGAAACTCAAAAACTGGCTTTATCAACAGTCTAACTTAACCATTGTTACCCCCAGTCATTGGTTAGCCCAACAAGTGAAACAGAGTCTCTTAAAACACTGTCATCTTGAAGTCATTCCCTATGGCATTGATTTAGACACTTATCAGCCTATTTCCCCCTCTCTTGCCCGCACTGCCTTGGGCATTAATCACTATAAAAATGTCCTTTTATTTGGCGTAGAAAACCTCAGTTATCGCCGCAAAGGTGCAGATTTATTAATCGATGCCTTAGAAAAATTACCCCCCACCCTGAAACAGGAAACCGTCCTGCTCACCTTTGGGAATAGTAGTGATAAAATTGCTCAAATCGTCGGAATTCCTAACGTAAACCTAGGCTATATAGAAAGTGATCGACTCAAAGCGTTATGTTATTCTGCCGCCACCTTAACCCTATTTCCCACCCGTGCCGATAACTTACCCCTCGTCTTACAAGAAAGTTTAGCCTGTGCTACTCCTATTATTTCCTTTAATGTGGGAGGAGTACTAGAATTAATTGAATCTGGCAAAACCGGATACCTAGCAGAAGCCGAAAATGTAGAACAATTTACCCAAGGAATTTTAGAACTTTTGGAAAATTCCAGTCTGGTTGAAAAAATGTCCCAAAATTGTCGTAAAATAGCAGAGCAACGATACAGTTTAAGCCAACAAGCCCAGCAGTATAAAAACTTATATTATCACACTTTAAGCCACTTTAAACCCTCATGA
- a CDS encoding glycosyltransferase family 4 protein: MKRPLKILMMLHMPWNRNLGGSRVQIELADELMKLGHQVEKFAFEDAFPQFKGTAWETITRPDFAVKANKFIQSYGHHFDIIDAHQGNLTLPKEKLNFQGLWISRSVGLHELYFQFECAAARRFPPSRFKVRLWNQLLRWRNYREVMNCHKSFQYCDIINLPNATELDYLETFAEKTVVFPFGLSQERREVLKAAIQPVSLRLSHPKVAFIGTWGYRKGSQDWGGIIREIRAQIPSVEFVFLGTGLSEEKVLQDLEMSRVSWLKVIPQYESEQLPKLLGDCTVGAFPSYLEGFGFAVLEKLAAGLPTVAYNVAGPKDILASLQETSLVPVGDGQQFSQKIIEILQYDEGSYQELQRQGWELMEQFAWEKIARDMLYVYQCRLEAMG, from the coding sequence ATGAAAAGACCGCTTAAAATCCTGATGATGCTCCATATGCCCTGGAATCGAAACCTAGGCGGTTCACGGGTACAAATTGAACTAGCCGATGAATTGATGAAACTGGGGCATCAGGTGGAAAAGTTTGCCTTTGAGGATGCCTTTCCTCAGTTTAAAGGCACAGCATGGGAGACGATAACTCGACCGGATTTTGCGGTTAAAGCCAATAAATTTATTCAAAGCTACGGTCATCATTTTGATATAATTGACGCGCATCAAGGCAACTTAACGTTACCCAAAGAAAAGCTTAATTTTCAGGGACTATGGATAAGTCGTTCTGTGGGACTTCATGAACTCTATTTTCAGTTTGAATGTGCCGCAGCGCGACGGTTTCCGCCCTCTCGCTTCAAGGTTCGTCTGTGGAATCAATTATTACGATGGCGCAATTATCGAGAAGTGATGAACTGTCACAAAAGCTTTCAGTATTGCGATATAATTAATCTGCCTAATGCTACAGAATTAGACTATTTAGAAACCTTTGCTGAGAAAACGGTAGTCTTTCCCTTTGGACTATCTCAAGAACGACGAGAGGTATTAAAAGCGGCGATACAGCCTGTTTCTCTACGCTTATCTCATCCGAAAGTGGCGTTTATTGGGACGTGGGGGTATCGGAAAGGTTCGCAAGATTGGGGGGGGATTATCCGGGAAATTCGCGCACAAATTCCGTCGGTTGAATTCGTCTTTTTAGGCACAGGATTAAGTGAGGAAAAAGTATTACAGGATTTAGAAATGAGTCGGGTTTCTTGGCTGAAAGTGATTCCCCAGTATGAGAGTGAACAATTGCCTAAATTATTAGGGGATTGTACGGTGGGAGCATTCCCCAGCTATTTAGAGGGTTTTGGCTTTGCGGTGTTAGAAAAACTGGCGGCTGGTTTACCAACTGTGGCCTATAATGTAGCCGGACCGAAGGATATTTTAGCCTCTCTGCAAGAGACAAGTTTAGTGCCTGTGGGAGATGGGCAACAATTCAGTCAAAAAATTATTGAAATTTTGCAATATGATGAGGGGAGTTATCAGGAATTACAGCGTCAGGGATGGGAATTAATGGAACAATTTGCTTGGGAAAAAATTGCCCGGGATATGTTATATGTTTATCAGTGCCGTCTGGAAGCGATGGGATGA
- a CDS encoding ABC transporter ATP-binding protein — protein MSDVAIRVENLGKKYLLNHQQESDRYALRYAIANGVKRWGKRLLHPRQGLTRPEIEEFWALDDVSFEIEQGDRVGIIGRNGAGKSTLLKILSRITEPTTGRITLKGRVASLLEVGTGFHPELTGRENIYLNGSILGMSRQEINRKFDEIVAFAEIEKFLDTPVKRYSSGMYVRLAFAVAAHLEPEILVIDEVLAVGDAQFQKKCLGKMETVGKEGRTVIFVSHQMGMVNQLCNQAFWLSQGVLIQQGSPQTIINAYLESMNQGDSNRFVASPDLPNEIHIFSAETVNNLGEAYKQFAHNEPIILRTKIKVLSWIENTNFCLVLSDRPGRKIFTSEYSLDKIESRAEEFELAFEIPPNFLQPNSYYFDLCLHVPNVRHIETISEVCEFSIIDFGSDFSMYNEEVDRGCIFATFCQWQVQYLMGHEV, from the coding sequence ATGTCCGATGTTGCCATTCGTGTGGAAAATCTCGGTAAGAAGTATCTGCTTAACCATCAGCAGGAGAGCGATCGCTATGCTTTACGGTATGCGATCGCCAATGGGGTGAAACGGTGGGGGAAACGCCTCTTGCACCCCCGGCAAGGGTTGACTCGTCCTGAGATTGAGGAGTTCTGGGCGCTCGATGATGTGTCCTTTGAGATTGAACAAGGCGATCGCGTCGGCATCATCGGCCGCAATGGTGCCGGAAAATCTACCCTCCTAAAAATTCTTAGCCGCATCACTGAACCCACTACCGGACGCATTACTCTAAAGGGGAGAGTGGCCAGTTTATTGGAAGTTGGTACCGGATTCCACCCAGAACTGACGGGACGGGAAAATATTTATTTAAATGGTTCAATTTTGGGCATGAGTCGCCAAGAAATTAACCGAAAATTTGATGAAATTGTGGCTTTTGCTGAAATTGAAAAGTTTCTCGATACCCCGGTTAAACGCTATTCTTCGGGGATGTATGTTCGTTTGGCTTTTGCCGTTGCTGCCCATTTAGAGCCGGAAATTTTAGTGATTGATGAAGTTCTAGCGGTGGGAGATGCCCAATTTCAAAAAAAATGTCTGGGCAAAATGGAAACGGTGGGAAAAGAGGGTCGGACGGTGATTTTTGTCAGCCATCAAATGGGCATGGTGAATCAGCTATGTAATCAGGCGTTTTGGTTAAGTCAAGGGGTTTTAATTCAACAAGGTTCACCCCAGACCATTATTAATGCTTACCTAGAGTCCATGAATCAAGGGGATAGCAACCGCTTTGTTGCCTCTCCTGATTTGCCCAATGAAATTCATATTTTTAGTGCTGAAACTGTCAATAATTTAGGGGAAGCATACAAACAGTTTGCTCACAATGAACCCATTATTTTAAGAACTAAGATAAAAGTATTAAGTTGGATTGAGAATACAAATTTTTGTCTGGTGTTAAGTGACAGGCCAGGGCGAAAAATTTTCACATCGGAGTATAGTTTAGATAAGATTGAGTCAAGGGCGGAGGAGTTTGAGCTAGCGTTTGAAATTCCTCCCAACTTTTTACAACCCAATTCTTATTATTTTGATTTATGTCTTCATGTTCCCAATGTGCGTCATATTGAAACTATCTCAGAAGTCTGTGAGTTTAGTATTATTGACTTTGGGTCAGATTTTTCAATGTATAATGAAGAGGTGGACAGGGGCTGCATATTTGCCACATTTTGTCAATGGCAGGTTCAATATTTAATGGGTCATGAGGTCTGA
- a CDS encoding glycosyltransferase family 2 protein codes for MTILTQALHLKDLPPPPSDKTGWPWDLEINLLNQVVDPEQLPLITIVTPSYNQGQFLEETIRSILLQGYPNLEYIIIDGGSDDNTLEIIRQYEPFLAYWISEPDGGQSEALNKGFKRATGELIGWQNSDDTYAPHALWYAANAYLNNPAADVIYGEVHHIDEQDNFIKKYPVIEATVENMIPYSSVSNHSVFYHRKIFENQQWINSELKHCMDQEFHLRLLLKGYQFTYEPRIIGYWRIHEQAKSTRQLEVWSKEAFQLCKSLYQQSDLEPKIRQKAKDCLYGFCLDNFSKGRVENFHETVREIIQLFGLQGLTFSIMVKYLISLVGSENLSRLLALKNRWKNLPQNQ; via the coding sequence ATGACGATTCTCACACAAGCCCTCCATTTAAAAGATTTGCCCCCTCCCCCCTCCGACAAAACCGGATGGCCTTGGGATCTAGAAATAAACCTCTTAAATCAAGTAGTAGATCCTGAACAATTGCCCTTAATTACCATTGTCACCCCCAGTTACAATCAAGGACAATTTTTGGAGGAAACCATTCGCTCGATTTTACTCCAAGGCTACCCCAACCTAGAATATATTATTATTGACGGAGGCAGTGATGACAATACCTTAGAGATTATTCGCCAATATGAACCCTTTTTAGCCTACTGGATTAGTGAACCTGATGGCGGACAATCTGAGGCACTAAATAAAGGCTTTAAACGGGCAACAGGGGAACTCATTGGCTGGCAAAATTCCGATGATACCTATGCTCCCCATGCTTTATGGTATGCGGCCAATGCTTATTTAAACAATCCTGCTGCTGATGTTATTTATGGGGAAGTTCACCATATTGATGAACAGGATAATTTTATCAAAAAATATCCCGTTATTGAAGCAACAGTTGAAAACATGATCCCTTACTCTAGCGTGAGTAATCATTCCGTTTTCTATCATCGTAAAATCTTTGAAAATCAGCAATGGATTAACTCCGAACTAAAACACTGCATGGATCAGGAATTTCACTTACGCTTACTCTTAAAAGGGTATCAATTCACCTACGAACCTCGTATTATTGGCTATTGGCGCATTCATGAACAAGCCAAATCCACCCGACAATTAGAAGTCTGGTCAAAAGAAGCCTTTCAACTCTGTAAATCCCTCTATCAGCAATCTGATCTTGAGCCAAAAATTCGGCAAAAAGCGAAAGACTGTCTCTATGGATTTTGTTTAGATAACTTCAGTAAAGGCAGGGTGGAAAACTTCCATGAAACCGTCAGGGAAATTATCCAGCTTTTTGGTCTTCAAGGGCTAACCTTCAGTATTATGGTAAAATACCTAATTTCCCTCGTCGGTAGTGAGAATTTATCTCGACTCCTTGCCTTAAAAAATCGCTGGAAAAATCTACCCCAGAATCAATAA